One part of the Aurantibacillus circumpalustris genome encodes these proteins:
- a CDS encoding gliding motility-associated C-terminal domain-containing protein, translating into MKIHLNKFLVILFLTFLFKQTSYGQLTVPNYSSCPCQTQTATANWNNVSNITYSLYVPPAVVGGPPTASWGGSSSFTISNCSPVLTSIQYTLVGAGSALSVPVTNTATFSLTVIPPPAMALSSNQFFCSGTNIVINAPIGGNTYSYTGAGAGPTFTSGSPVITIPGALPNWGPNVTVTTVVNGCTLTGSTPISVSPILPINISAPVNTCEPTAAQFPTSCITLTANLPGGVNYQWIDQFGADINGATAFNHQICNITPTTAGVYKVKVYQPFNGLFCPYTASTSISIVATNPVAVSASPSGTICQGANLNLSASAGGATAWLWNGPGFSSSIANPVLNSAVPLMSGKYIVTAIFQGAFITCSTKDSVNVSIIPVSAPLITMPPSVCENQQLTFSGSGASNPTSHVWSGPLFTGTVPATYPNFPMTYSVFNTPVSASGTQFLTVYFGVGQQCSASSSVQLNVVPVNTVSVIPPTQVCSPNNAFLQALANGANQYLWVGPNNYTVPTQNGNAWVYYPDANANGIYTVTAYFGGGSNLVCSNTNTLELVVNPVLHFSLDPRQQLCYNTPVTVEGPAGATSYTWTSSTGYTSNNKDLILNSAQPNNSGTYTLVVALGPCESYGETELVVLTPIQFSLTPFDRTICKGDTIFLEGAAIGGSQNYAYTWNPSLYLESPTIPKQYAVPLGSLNYNLMVHDIACPNYTIGHSFDVTVKQPPEPKLELERYFGCEPLKLNLNSQTQTEAFITTYDFGTGLVVQTDSIIENYPLKAGTYTLTVYSKGKNGCSGSYKYPYPITSFPSPNSEVTWSPEPPTTNDEIVFYPSSKTEPMTSYNWSFLGGFTPGDTNTTSSPSVNYTVDIKNPTRKYPSYGEYPVVLVSTNQHGCIDTVFSIVKVIDELQIFIPNSFTPNDDGVNDIFIPKGTGMKVEGYTLDIFNRAGINVFTTKDINHGWNGKVGGQFAKDATYIYLIRVVGLNGEGRKEYTGYVTIIK; encoded by the coding sequence ATGAAAATACATCTTAATAAATTTCTAGTCATTTTGTTCTTGACGTTTCTTTTTAAACAAACGTCTTATGGACAGTTAACCGTTCCAAATTACTCATCATGTCCCTGTCAAACTCAAACAGCTACTGCTAACTGGAACAATGTGAGCAATATTACTTATTCTTTGTATGTGCCTCCTGCGGTGGTAGGTGGCCCCCCAACGGCAAGTTGGGGAGGCAGCAGCTCTTTTACGATTTCTAATTGCAGTCCTGTATTAACTTCAATTCAATATACACTTGTTGGAGCAGGAAGTGCCCTATCAGTACCGGTTACTAATACGGCTACGTTTTCCTTAACCGTAATTCCTCCCCCCGCAATGGCTCTTTCAAGCAATCAGTTTTTTTGTAGTGGAACCAACATTGTTATTAATGCACCAATTGGAGGAAATACATACAGTTATACGGGGGCTGGAGCAGGACCTACTTTTACATCTGGCTCGCCTGTAATTACAATTCCCGGTGCTCTGCCGAACTGGGGGCCAAATGTTACTGTTACTACAGTTGTAAACGGCTGTACACTAACTGGCTCAACTCCAATAAGCGTATCACCAATTTTACCTATAAATATTAGCGCTCCTGTAAATACTTGTGAACCTACCGCTGCTCAATTTCCTACGTCCTGCATTACATTGACTGCTAATTTGCCTGGTGGAGTTAATTACCAATGGATCGATCAGTTTGGTGCTGATATTAATGGAGCGACAGCTTTTAACCATCAAATTTGCAACATAACACCCACAACGGCTGGTGTGTATAAAGTAAAAGTGTATCAACCTTTCAATGGACTTTTTTGTCCTTATACGGCCTCAACATCCATATCAATAGTTGCAACAAATCCCGTCGCGGTTTCGGCGTCGCCATCTGGTACAATTTGTCAAGGGGCTAATTTGAATTTATCAGCCAGTGCGGGTGGTGCAACCGCTTGGTTATGGAATGGACCCGGTTTTTCGTCTTCTATAGCTAATCCGGTGCTTAATTCTGCGGTGCCTTTAATGTCTGGTAAATATATAGTAACTGCTATTTTTCAGGGCGCATTTATAACTTGTTCAACAAAAGACTCTGTTAACGTTTCTATCATTCCAGTTTCTGCCCCATTAATTACTATGCCACCGTCTGTGTGTGAAAATCAGCAACTAACATTTTCGGGATCTGGTGCATCAAACCCTACTTCCCATGTTTGGTCAGGACCTTTGTTTACAGGAACTGTGCCAGCTACTTATCCTAACTTCCCAATGACATATTCAGTTTTTAATACCCCTGTAAGCGCTTCTGGTACTCAGTTTTTAACCGTGTATTTTGGCGTTGGTCAGCAATGCTCGGCTTCAAGCTCAGTTCAATTAAATGTGGTTCCAGTAAATACTGTTTCTGTTATACCGCCTACTCAAGTGTGTTCACCAAACAATGCTTTTTTGCAAGCCTTAGCCAATGGCGCAAATCAATACTTATGGGTTGGCCCAAATAATTATACAGTACCTACTCAGAATGGAAATGCCTGGGTGTATTATCCTGACGCGAATGCAAATGGTATCTATACCGTGACGGCTTATTTTGGTGGTGGCAGTAATTTAGTCTGTTCTAACACAAATACTCTAGAATTAGTCGTAAATCCTGTATTGCATTTTAGCCTCGATCCGCGTCAACAGCTTTGTTATAATACACCTGTTACTGTGGAAGGTCCAGCCGGAGCAACGAGCTATACCTGGACAAGTTCAACTGGTTATACTTCCAATAATAAAGACCTTATTTTAAATTCGGCTCAGCCCAATAATTCAGGAACGTATACGCTGGTTGTTGCGCTAGGCCCTTGTGAGTCTTATGGTGAAACCGAATTAGTTGTGTTAACACCAATTCAATTTTCTTTAACACCTTTTGATAGAACTATTTGTAAAGGGGACACAATCTTTTTAGAAGGTGCTGCTATTGGCGGAAGTCAGAACTACGCTTATACCTGGAATCCGTCTCTTTATTTGGAGTCTCCAACTATACCGAAACAATATGCAGTGCCTCTTGGTTCGTTAAATTATAATTTAATGGTGCACGATATAGCTTGCCCTAATTATACGATTGGACATTCTTTTGATGTAACTGTAAAGCAACCTCCTGAACCAAAGCTCGAATTGGAACGTTATTTTGGATGTGAGCCTTTAAAACTTAATTTAAATAGTCAAACTCAAACCGAAGCCTTTATCACTACCTATGATTTTGGAACTGGTTTAGTCGTGCAAACCGATTCGATAATAGAAAATTATCCTTTAAAAGCTGGTACTTATACTTTAACTGTATACTCTAAAGGTAAAAATGGCTGCAGTGGATCATATAAATATCCATACCCAATAACGTCATTCCCGAGTCCTAATTCAGAAGTAACTTGGAGTCCTGAGCCACCAACTACAAATGATGAAATAGTTTTTTATCCTTCTTCTAAAACAGAACCTATGACTTCATATAACTGGAGTTTTCTTGGAGGTTTTACCCCAGGGGATACCAATACTACAAGTTCCCCAAGTGTTAATTATACTGTTGATATTAAAAACCCAACACGTAAATACCCAAGTTATGGCGAGTATCCGGTTGTGCTTGTAAGTACTAATCAGCATGGTTGTATTGATACAGTGTTTAGCATTGTAAAAGTAATTGATGAATTGCAGATATTTATTCCTAATTCGTTTACTCCAAATGATGATGGTGTGAATGATATTTTCATTCCTAAAGGTACTGGAATGAAAGTGGAAGGTTATACATTGGATATTTTTAATAGAGCGGGTATAAATGTTTTTACGACAAAAGACATTAATCATGGTTGGAACGGTAAGGTTGGCGGCCAATTTGCAAAAGACGCAACATACATTTATCTTATTCGTGTTGTAGGATTAAATGGAGAAGGTCGCAAAGAATATACCGGATATGTAACAATCATAAAATAA
- a CDS encoding thymidylate synthase — protein MKQYHDLMQHVLNVGATKTDRTGTGTISVFGYQMRFNLQEGFPLLTTKKLHTKSIIHELLWFLMGDTNIKYLKDNGVSIWDDWADENGNLGPVYGSQWRSWPLPNGGHIDQITQVIDMIKKNPDSRRLIVSAWNVAEINNMKLPPCHAFFQFYVADGKLSCQLYQRSADIFLGVPFNIASYALLTMMVAQVCGLQAGEFIHTLGDAHLYSNHIDQAKLQLTRDLRTLPIMNINPDVKSIFDFKFEDFQLENYDPHPHIKAAVAV, from the coding sequence ATGAAACAATACCACGATCTCATGCAACACGTTTTAAACGTGGGGGCAACAAAAACCGATAGAACGGGTACAGGAACAATTAGTGTATTCGGTTACCAAATGCGTTTTAATTTGCAGGAAGGGTTTCCCTTATTAACCACTAAAAAACTTCATACCAAAAGTATAATACATGAGTTGTTATGGTTTCTAATGGGCGATACCAATATTAAATACCTTAAAGACAATGGTGTAAGTATTTGGGATGATTGGGCCGATGAAAATGGAAATCTGGGCCCGGTATATGGATCGCAATGGCGCAGCTGGCCTTTGCCTAATGGTGGACATATTGATCAGATTACGCAAGTGATTGATATGATTAAAAAAAATCCTGATTCACGACGACTAATTGTAAGTGCCTGGAACGTAGCAGAAATAAATAATATGAAATTACCGCCTTGCCACGCTTTTTTTCAGTTTTATGTAGCAGATGGAAAATTAAGTTGCCAGCTTTATCAACGCAGCGCAGATATTTTTTTAGGAGTACCTTTTAATATAGCTTCCTACGCGCTATTAACAATGATGGTGGCGCAGGTATGCGGACTGCAAGCAGGTGAATTTATTCATACGCTTGGAGACGCACATCTTTATTCGAATCACATTGATCAGGCAAAACTTCAGTTAACACGTGACCTAAGAACCCTCCCGATAATGAATATTAATCCAGATGTTAAGTCTATTTTTGATTTTAAATTCGAGGACTTTCAATTAGAAAATTACGACCCTCATCCTCATATTAAAGCAGCGGTAGCGGTGTAG
- a CDS encoding M61 family metallopeptidase yields the protein MKKIVLGVLLLCGSSLLADETYHYFINLTKVNNDRVSVVLTPPDLKQDEIEFMFPAMVPGTYEVYDFGRFISNFKVSGKSGVEIKVTKVDVNTYKISPASKIDKITYDVDDTFDKTDLPNTKEKIIFEPGGTNFEENKNFSINTHSMFGYIKGLADRNFVLEFEKPKGFYPSTGLSDIKIGESKDVLSVFDYHDLADSPIMYFVPDTSTILVGNTNVLISCYSPNKFITSNYIASTLKELLYAQRDYLGGELPVNKYAFLFYFIDRPTLSGSHGALEHSYSSFYVMPEYDSTSLQQNIRDVSAHEFFHIVTPLNIHAKEIGDFDFNDPKMSEHLWLYEGMTEYAAHHAQVKAGLIDINQYMSVMMQKYENSIEGYNDTMSFTYMSKHVLEEKIHTQYANVYEKGAVIGMCLDILLRDLSNGEYGTQNLMKDLATKYGKNKSFNDADLFNDIEKFTYPEVGEFLRKHVGGKTPLPMADILGRVAIEFANETVLYEFTLGNPDLNYNETTRRLFIENASDLDEFGKALGLKKGDELYKLNGIEIKIEEVKEVIGDYYNKVKEGDNVTIEIYRPKALNKKKYKQKSVSASARKIKIVRKNQIGLMKDATDKQKATLKSWVPF from the coding sequence ATGAAAAAAATAGTTTTAGGAGTTCTTCTTTTATGTGGAAGTAGTTTATTGGCAGATGAAACGTATCATTATTTTATTAATCTTACAAAGGTGAACAACGACAGGGTTTCCGTAGTTCTTACACCACCTGATCTTAAACAAGATGAAATAGAGTTTATGTTTCCAGCAATGGTGCCCGGAACCTATGAAGTTTATGATTTCGGAAGATTTATTTCCAATTTCAAAGTAAGCGGGAAAAGCGGTGTAGAAATTAAAGTGACAAAAGTTGATGTGAATACCTATAAAATCTCGCCGGCTTCTAAGATTGATAAAATTACTTATGATGTGGATGATACTTTTGATAAAACAGATCTTCCCAATACCAAAGAAAAGATAATATTTGAACCAGGTGGAACTAATTTTGAAGAAAATAAAAATTTCTCAATCAATACACACAGTATGTTTGGTTACATTAAAGGATTAGCAGATAGAAATTTTGTTTTAGAATTCGAAAAACCAAAAGGCTTTTATCCGTCAACAGGTTTATCGGATATTAAAATTGGTGAAAGTAAAGATGTATTAAGTGTGTTTGATTACCATGATTTAGCAGATTCGCCAATCATGTATTTTGTGCCTGATACATCCACCATATTAGTTGGAAATACAAATGTTTTGATTTCATGTTATTCGCCTAACAAATTCATTACTTCTAATTATATTGCTTCTACGTTAAAAGAACTTTTGTATGCGCAGCGTGATTATTTGGGTGGAGAATTACCTGTGAATAAATACGCGTTTTTATTTTACTTTATTGATAGACCAACTCTTTCTGGGTCTCATGGCGCTCTTGAACATTCTTATTCATCTTTTTATGTCATGCCTGAGTATGATAGTACTTCATTACAACAAAATATTCGCGATGTTTCTGCGCATGAATTTTTTCACATTGTTACGCCATTAAATATCCACGCCAAAGAAATTGGAGATTTTGATTTTAATGACCCTAAAATGAGTGAGCATTTATGGTTGTACGAAGGCATGACAGAATACGCAGCACATCATGCTCAAGTGAAAGCTGGTTTAATTGACATCAATCAGTACATGAGTGTAATGATGCAGAAATACGAAAATAGCATTGAAGGATACAACGATACGATGAGTTTTACTTACATGAGTAAACATGTTTTGGAAGAAAAGATTCACACGCAGTATGCCAACGTTTATGAAAAAGGTGCGGTTATTGGAATGTGTCTGGATATTTTATTAAGAGATTTAAGTAACGGCGAATATGGAACACAAAACTTAATGAAAGACCTTGCAACAAAATACGGTAAGAATAAATCGTTTAACGATGCAGATCTTTTTAACGACATTGAAAAATTCACGTATCCTGAAGTTGGCGAATTTCTGCGTAAGCACGTTGGGGGCAAAACACCATTGCCAATGGCCGATATACTTGGCAGAGTTGCAATTGAATTCGCTAACGAAACAGTACTTTATGAATTTACGTTAGGTAACCCCGACTTAAATTACAACGAAACAACAAGAAGGCTTTTTATTGAGAACGCAAGTGATTTGGACGAATTTGGTAAAGCCTTAGGTTTAAAAAAAGGAGACGAACTTTATAAATTAAATGGCATAGAAATTAAGATTGAAGAAGTGAAAGAAGTTATTGGAGATTATTATAACAAAGTAAAAGAAGGAGACAACGTGACTATTGAGATTTATCGTCCTAAAGCCCTCAACAAGAAAAAGTACAAGCAGAAATCAGTAAGTGCGAGCGCTCGAAAAATAAAAATAGTACGCAAAAACCAAATAGGACTCATGAAAGACGCCACCGATAAACAAAAGGCAACTTTAAAAAGTTGGGTACCTTTTTAA
- a CDS encoding cyclase family protein, whose translation MIATIFHAGKEYKIDFFKPIDISIPLVADKSCVSAWYVEPMSLEPVVMGDWIGDVNQGGSVNFRNIKFNPHGNGTHTECVGHISKEFYTINKNLNRFMFVAEVITVLPQVLDSGDFVITRKQLETLLSERGKPEAIVIRTLSNGLNKLTVNYSNTNPPYVLKEAIDFLNELGVVHLLIDMPSIDKESDGGKLEAHHAFWNYPQDAQLHKTITEFIYVPNEIEDGTYILNLQIAPFENDASPSKPILYKVF comes from the coding sequence ATGATAGCGACTATATTTCATGCTGGTAAAGAATATAAAATTGATTTTTTTAAACCAATCGATATTTCCATTCCTCTAGTAGCAGATAAATCTTGTGTTAGTGCTTGGTATGTAGAACCTATGTCGCTTGAACCTGTGGTAATGGGTGATTGGATTGGCGATGTGAACCAGGGTGGAAGCGTAAATTTTAGAAACATTAAATTTAATCCTCATGGAAATGGAACGCATACAGAATGCGTGGGACATATCAGTAAAGAGTTTTATACGATAAATAAAAATCTGAATCGCTTTATGTTTGTAGCTGAAGTAATAACTGTTTTACCTCAGGTATTAGATTCAGGAGATTTTGTTATCACACGAAAACAATTGGAAACATTGCTTTCAGAAAGAGGAAAGCCAGAAGCGATAGTAATAAGAACACTCAGCAATGGCTTAAATAAATTAACAGTAAATTATAGTAACACTAATCCACCCTATGTATTAAAAGAAGCAATTGATTTTTTAAACGAGTTAGGAGTTGTTCATTTATTAATAGACATGCCAAGCATTGATAAAGAATCGGATGGTGGAAAATTAGAAGCGCATCACGCGTTTTGGAATTACCCACAAGACGCTCAATTACACAAAACAATTACTGAGTTCATATATGTGCCAAACGAAATTGAAGATGGTACTTATATTTTAAATTTACAGATTGCACCTTTTGAAAACGACGCGAGCCCAAGTAAACCTATACTTTATAAAGTGTTTTAA
- a CDS encoding OmpA family protein, translated as MRFKKNKNVILILLFVFIGNISFSQGSLPPGQFTSTNKKAIKHLNEGKKAFEVKNDAQAEKSFLKALDEDNKFIEAALGLANLYQLTNHHDKAIEYFKKAIEINPKFYTYSFYFLAQSLLATGQYEEAKKSLDVFLSLDRINPDTKDKAARMLVNAEFGITAVKNPKQFSPVNVGEGINTDLNEYFPAVTADGKSFMFTRGLRVPDFPQNENEDFFMSVKRNDVWQEARPIYEINTPGNEGAPTLSADGNVMFFVSCANQFGEYSAPDRKGYGSCDIFYAQKIDGRWTRPRNAGSSINTSHWETQPSFSSDGKTLYFIRGHVVRGGVREQDIYYSVIGEDGRFSEAVKLSSVVNTPYKEESVFIHPDNQTLYFSSEGHPGMGGLDIFMTKRQANGEWGTPVNLGYPINSYEDDNSLLVDPEGKLAFFASARKGGYGGLDIYQFELPADVRPEKITYVKGKVYNAKTKEPLEASFELINLETQLQTTKSYSQKNGEFFVTLTANKNYLVNVSKEGFLFYSDNFSLKEIQADFNKPFQLDIPLEPIDVGSIVELKNIFFDVDKWDLKPESKAELDKLISFLTKNSNLKVELGGHTDNSGDKKNNLTLSSNRAKSVYNYLISEGKIVAERLSYKGYGDTMPKAPNDTPENKAKNRRTEFKIIGK; from the coding sequence ATGAGATTTAAAAAAAATAAGAATGTAATTTTAATCTTGTTGTTTGTTTTTATAGGAAACATAAGTTTTTCGCAAGGTTCTTTGCCTCCGGGGCAATTTACAAGCACGAACAAAAAGGCAATCAAACATCTTAACGAAGGTAAAAAAGCTTTTGAAGTAAAAAATGATGCTCAAGCAGAGAAAAGTTTTTTGAAAGCACTTGACGAAGACAACAAATTTATTGAAGCCGCTTTGGGATTAGCAAATTTATATCAGCTAACAAATCATCATGACAAAGCAATTGAGTATTTTAAAAAAGCAATTGAGATTAATCCAAAATTTTACACCTATAGTTTTTACTTTTTAGCGCAATCACTTTTAGCTACAGGTCAATATGAAGAGGCTAAAAAAAGTTTGGATGTTTTTTTAAGTTTAGATAGGATAAATCCTGACACGAAGGATAAAGCCGCAAGAATGCTCGTAAATGCTGAGTTTGGCATTACGGCGGTTAAAAATCCTAAACAATTTTCTCCTGTAAATGTTGGCGAAGGAATTAATACAGATTTGAACGAGTATTTTCCTGCCGTTACCGCGGATGGTAAAAGTTTCATGTTTACTCGTGGATTAAGGGTTCCAGACTTTCCTCAAAATGAGAATGAAGATTTTTTTATGAGTGTAAAAAGAAATGATGTTTGGCAGGAAGCAAGACCTATTTATGAAATTAATACCCCTGGTAATGAAGGTGCCCCAACTCTTTCAGCAGATGGTAACGTAATGTTTTTTGTTTCCTGTGCGAATCAATTTGGAGAATACAGTGCCCCAGACAGGAAAGGTTATGGAAGTTGTGATATTTTTTACGCTCAAAAAATAGATGGACGGTGGACACGTCCTAGAAATGCAGGAAGTTCGATTAACACAAGTCATTGGGAAACGCAACCAAGTTTCAGTAGTGATGGGAAAACTTTATATTTTATTCGTGGGCATGTTGTAAGAGGTGGCGTTCGTGAGCAAGATATTTATTATAGTGTTATTGGAGAGGACGGGAGATTTTCGGAGGCAGTTAAATTGTCCTCTGTAGTAAATACACCTTATAAGGAAGAGTCTGTTTTTATTCACCCTGATAATCAAACCTTGTACTTTAGTAGCGAAGGACATCCTGGAATGGGTGGCTTAGATATTTTTATGACAAAGCGCCAGGCGAATGGAGAGTGGGGTACGCCTGTAAATTTAGGGTATCCTATTAACAGTTATGAAGATGACAATAGTTTGTTAGTGGATCCAGAAGGTAAATTGGCTTTTTTCGCAAGTGCAAGAAAAGGTGGTTATGGAGGGTTAGATATTTATCAGTTTGAATTACCTGCGGATGTGCGTCCCGAAAAAATCACCTATGTAAAAGGTAAAGTCTACAACGCCAAAACAAAAGAACCTTTAGAGGCTAGCTTTGAATTAATAAACCTTGAAACACAATTGCAAACAACAAAATCTTACTCTCAAAAAAATGGCGAGTTTTTTGTGACTCTTACAGCAAACAAAAATTACTTGGTAAATGTGAGTAAAGAAGGTTTCCTCTTTTATAGTGATAACTTTAGTTTGAAAGAAATTCAAGCTGATTTTAATAAACCATTTCAATTGGATATTCCCCTTGAACCCATTGATGTTGGAAGCATTGTGGAATTAAAAAATATTTTCTTTGATGTAGATAAATGGGATTTAAAACCGGAAAGTAAAGCAGAACTGGATAAATTAATTTCTTTTCTTACAAAAAATTCGAATTTGAAAGTAGAGTTGGGTGGACATACCGATAACAGCGGTGACAAAAAAAACAACCTCACTTTATCTTCTAACCGCGCAAAATCCGTTTATAATTATTTAATTTCCGAAGGTAAAATTGTTGCTGAAAGACTTTCCTACAAAGGCTATGGAGATACTATGCCAAAAGCACCAAACGATACACCTGAAAACAAAGCAAAAAATCGTAGAACAGAATTTAAAATTATTGGGAAATAG
- a CDS encoding cytochrome-c peroxidase translates to MKVILKTITVFTLFSSCVETVKKEKITTETELGERLFFDPILSRDSSISCASCHKPEFAFADNTALSEGVFHRLGTRNTPSAMNQSNRNFYFWDGRSETLSEQALGPMENHVEMDFPLTLSIRRLLKNKEYLEAFQHVYGKVPSKALLGQAIAAYEETLETGNTVFDKYMSGDDTTLMSESAKRGLKLFNKKGKCFDCHFGVDFTGNDRFKNIGLYNGKNLNDEGRYTISGNKKDLGAFKVPGLRNIAQTGPYMHNGQFKTLREVIDYYDTPDKFIPNSINRDSLLNKPLNLSEEEKKDLENFLLSLSDEQFLNKSASK, encoded by the coding sequence ATGAAAGTGATATTAAAAACGATTACTGTATTTACACTATTTTCTAGTTGCGTAGAAACAGTAAAAAAAGAAAAAATAACAACCGAAACTGAACTTGGAGAACGTTTATTTTTTGATCCCATTTTATCACGCGACAGCTCTATAAGTTGCGCCAGTTGTCACAAGCCCGAGTTTGCCTTTGCCGACAATACCGCCTTAAGCGAAGGGGTGTTTCATCGTTTAGGCACGCGAAACACGCCTAGTGCCATGAATCAGAGCAATCGTAATTTTTACTTTTGGGATGGAAGGTCGGAAACTTTATCTGAACAAGCTCTTGGCCCAATGGAGAATCATGTTGAAATGGATTTTCCACTTACGCTTAGCATTCGTAGACTTTTAAAAAACAAAGAATACTTAGAAGCTTTTCAGCATGTTTATGGTAAAGTGCCTTCAAAAGCATTATTAGGACAAGCCATTGCAGCCTACGAAGAAACGCTTGAAACCGGCAATACTGTTTTTGATAAATACATGAGCGGTGATGATACAACCTTGATGAGTGAAAGCGCAAAACGTGGGTTAAAACTATTCAATAAAAAAGGCAAGTGTTTTGATTGCCATTTTGGGGTAGATTTTACTGGAAATGATCGTTTTAAAAACATTGGACTTTATAATGGAAAGAATTTAAATGACGAAGGACGTTATACAATAAGTGGAAATAAAAAAGATCTTGGAGCTTTTAAAGTACCTGGTCTGCGCAACATCGCTCAAACTGGACCCTACATGCACAATGGACAATTTAAAACCTTAAGGGAAGTAATTGATTATTACGATACGCCCGATAAATTTATTCCTAATTCGATAAACAGAGATAGCTTATTAAATAAACCGCTTAATTTAAGTGAAGAAGAAAAAAAAGATTTAGAAAACTTTTTATTGAGTTTAAGTGATGAACAGTTTCTAAATAAATCTGCTTCAAAATAA
- a CDS encoding CPBP family intramembrane glutamic endopeptidase — translation MDDTTEDIPQKKIPFNNLYLISGLVHGFNKSWMYVFTILLLVFGYLLFQSAVVSPLVNILMENGYSMTDITKNANLLFDADALKLDRNIVLLLELGMFVFGFIGFYVGVRFFHHKLFTSILTGYETFRYKRFLFAFFVWGLLLVCLVLTEYFLFPAEISIQGKEALGGGIEFNYTGFFISLLIMVVFMPIQTGLEEVVFRGYLIQGLSQVFKNGYVPLILTSVLFGLAHMSNPEVKAYGWPIMLTYFCGFALFMGAITLIDEGLELAFGIHFANNIVSSVLVSTPNSVIKTYSVFETTAQDPYSEMGTWLILAVVTFGIFWFKYEWKNFSLIIK, via the coding sequence ATGGACGATACAACAGAGGATATACCACAGAAAAAAATTCCTTTTAATAATTTATATTTAATTTCAGGTTTAGTGCACGGCTTTAATAAAAGCTGGATGTACGTTTTTACTATTCTACTTCTTGTTTTCGGCTATTTACTTTTTCAATCTGCTGTTGTTTCTCCTCTTGTAAATATTCTCATGGAGAATGGATATTCAATGACAGATATAACTAAAAACGCAAATTTACTCTTCGATGCAGATGCTTTAAAACTTGACCGAAACATAGTTCTATTACTTGAGTTAGGCATGTTTGTATTTGGTTTTATTGGGTTTTATGTTGGAGTGCGGTTTTTTCATCATAAACTGTTTACGAGTATTTTAACAGGTTATGAAACATTTCGTTACAAACGTTTTTTGTTTGCCTTTTTTGTTTGGGGCTTGTTATTAGTGTGTCTTGTACTTACTGAATATTTTCTTTTTCCGGCAGAAATTAGTATTCAGGGAAAAGAGGCGCTTGGCGGCGGAATTGAATTTAATTATACAGGTTTTTTTATATCACTATTAATTATGGTAGTGTTTATGCCTATTCAAACTGGTTTAGAAGAAGTGGTTTTTAGAGGTTATTTGATACAAGGTTTGTCTCAAGTGTTTAAAAACGGTTATGTACCGTTAATACTTACATCTGTATTGTTTGGTTTAGCTCACATGAGTAATCCTGAAGTAAAAGCGTATGGCTGGCCAATTATGTTAACATATTTTTGCGGTTTTGCTTTATTTATGGGGGCTATTACACTAATTGATGAAGGATTGGAGTTAGCCTTTGGCATACATTTTGCAAACAACATTGTGAGTAGCGTTTTAGTATCTACTCCAAACTCTGTTATAAAAACCTATTCTGTTTTTGAAACAACTGCGCAGGATCCTTATTCAGAAATGGGAACTTGGCTAATACTGGCTGTTGTAACTTTTGGAATTTTTTGGTTTAAGTACGAGTGGAAAAATTTTAGTCTGATTATAAAATAG